From Zingiber officinale cultivar Zhangliang unplaced genomic scaffold, Zo_v1.1 ctg145, whole genome shotgun sequence, one genomic window encodes:
- the LOC122036358 gene encoding plastidal glycolate/glycerate translocator 1, chloroplastic-like encodes MIPAEPMPKASPFSNVELWTWASIFLSTFVLAYVNPTALGTSARTCLPFLLAATVLGYMVGSGLPFNVKKVFHPIICCALSADLAAVTYGYFSKSSLDAVLADYLTKMSSNPGAGDILMGFLGSVIISFAFSMFKQRKLVKRHAAEIFSSVIFATIFSLYSTAIIGRLVGLEPYLTISILPRCITVALALSIVSFFEGANPSLTAAAVVLTGVVGANFVQTVMDKLRLDDPIARGIATASSAHGLGTAALSAKEPEALPFCAIAYALTGICGSLICSVPIVRQSLLFIVG; translated from the exons ATGATACCAGCTGAACCCATGCCAAAAGCCTCTCCATTTTCAAATGTTGAGCTTTGGACTTGGGCTTCTATTTTCCTTTCAACATTTGTTCTTGCTTATGTTAATCCAACAGCACTTGGTACAAGTGCAAGGACATGCCTCCCGTTCTTGCTAGCTGCAACAGTCTTGGGATACATGGTTGGTTCTGG GTTACCATTTAATGTGAAGAAGGTATTCCACCCAATTATCTGTTGTGCACTCTCTGCTGATCTGGCAGCTGTAACTTATGGATATTTCTCAAAGAGTAGCTTGGATGCTGTCCTAG CTGATTACCTTACAAAAATGTCATCAAATCCTGGAGCTGGTGATATTCTTATGGGCTTTCTTGGATCTGTTATAATTTCATTCGCCTTTTCTATGTTTAAACAAAGAAAG CTTGTCAAGAGACATGCTGCTGAGATCTTCTCATCAGTGATTTTTGCAACTATTTTCTCTCTGTACTCAACTGCAATCATAGGGCGTCTTGTTGGGCTAGAACCATATTTAACCATTTCCATCCTACCAAGGTGTATAACAGTGGCATTAGCCTTGAGCATAGTGTCTTTCTTTGAAG GTGCAAATCCATCTCTGACTGCTGCAGCGGTAGTTCTAACTGGTGTGGTGGGAGCAAACTTTGTGCAAACTGTAATGGATAAACTCCGCCTTGATGATCCTATTGCTAGAGGAATAGCAACAGCTTCTAG TGCTCATGGATTAGGGACAGCAGCACTGTCTGCAAAGGAACCGGAGGCACTTCCGTTCTGTGCCATTGCTTATGCATTAACTGGAATCTGTGGATCATTGATTTGCTCTGTTCCAATTGTAAGACAAAGCCTTCTGTTTATAGTTGGTTGA